Proteins from one Streptococcus mitis B6 genomic window:
- a CDS encoding V-type ATPase subunit, which produces MDTNLFSKINTTISVKENDFITEEKFQKIIQSKDTETLAFILEATPYHLSIDDLENPSQTEISLMTKLVNDYRWAYAESPSDKIVTLFALRYVYHNIKVLLKSKAAIKKDFSKLLIPIGIFDIESLKHLVSSLHSDTLPDFMVHEVESIWNEYETFNNIRVLDVGADLAYFKHLKLLSNELGGVLSQVIVAMIDFYNIITVKRGLSQNKSHGDILQLLSDEGSISAKEFIYIVENQEIFVWFNKINLSLDSIFSTYELKMQDATISSSELEFLCDLLLYKTLDQGRYNVDGPLVLARYLLGCEFEVKNLRMIISALQNTIPFESIKERIRPHYGS; this is translated from the coding sequence ATGGATACTAATCTTTTTTCAAAAATAAATACGACGATTTCGGTAAAAGAAAACGATTTTATTACAGAAGAAAAATTTCAAAAAATTATACAATCCAAAGATACGGAGACATTGGCATTTATCTTAGAAGCAACTCCCTATCATTTATCGATTGACGATTTAGAAAATCCTAGTCAGACAGAGATTTCGCTAATGACAAAATTAGTCAATGATTATAGATGGGCCTATGCTGAAAGTCCGTCTGATAAAATTGTGACTTTATTTGCTTTACGATATGTTTATCATAATATCAAAGTTTTATTAAAATCTAAGGCGGCAATTAAGAAAGATTTTTCTAAATTATTAATTCCAATAGGGATTTTTGATATAGAAAGTTTAAAACATTTAGTTTCTTCCTTACATTCAGATACACTTCCTGATTTTATGGTTCATGAAGTAGAATCAATTTGGAATGAGTATGAAACTTTTAATAATATTCGTGTACTTGATGTCGGAGCTGATCTAGCATATTTTAAACATCTGAAACTTTTATCTAATGAGTTAGGTGGGGTGCTGTCTCAGGTTATTGTTGCAATGATTGACTTTTATAATATTATTACTGTAAAACGTGGTTTATCGCAAAATAAGAGTCATGGGGATATTTTACAATTACTTTCAGATGAAGGAAGTATTTCTGCTAAAGAATTTATATACATTGTAGAAAATCAAGAAATATTTGTGTGGTTCAATAAAATAAATCTAAGCTTAGATTCAATCTTTTCAACTTACGAATTGAAGATGCAGGACGCAACAATTTCATCTTCTGAGTTAGAATTTTTATGTGATTTACTATTGTATAAAACTTTAGATCAAGGAAGGTATAATGTAGATGGGCCGTTAGTTCTTGCTAGATATTTATTGGGATGTGAGTTTGAAGTAAAGAATCTTAGAATGATCATATCAGCTCTTCAAAATACAATTCCTTTTGAATCAATAAAAGAAAGGATACGCCCGCATTATGGAAGCTAA
- a CDS encoding V-type ATP synthase subunit F, with amino-acid sequence MEANKYKIGIIGSHDIILPFSMIGFDIFPAYQEQEAINTLRKLAQSDYGVIYITEDIASMILDTIRHYDSQVVPAIILLPTHKQGLNLGLKRIEDNVEKAVGHNIL; translated from the coding sequence ATGGAAGCTAATAAGTATAAAATTGGCATAATTGGTAGCCATGATATTATTTTACCCTTTAGCATGATTGGGTTTGATATATTTCCTGCCTATCAAGAACAAGAAGCTATAAATACTCTAAGAAAATTAGCTCAATCTGATTATGGTGTCATTTATATCACTGAAGACATTGCTTCAATGATATTAGATACAATTCGCCATTATGATTCTCAAGTTGTGCCTGCTATTATTTTATTACCGACTCATAAACAAGGTTTAAATTTAGGATTAAAACGTATAGAGGATAATGTAGAGAAAGCAGTAGGACACAATATTTTATAA
- the gdhA gene encoding NADP-specific glutamate dehydrogenase, which yields MTSAKEYIQSVFETVKARNGHEAEFLQAVEEFFNTLEPVFEKHPEYIEENILARITEPERVISFRVPWVDRDGNIQVNRGYRVQFNSAVGPYKGGLRFHPTVNQGILKFLGFEQIFKNVLTGLPIGGGKGGSDFDPKGKTDAEVMRFCQSFMTELQKHIGPSLDVPAGDIGVGGREIGYLYGQYKRLNQFDAGVLTGKPLGFGGSLIRPEATGYGLVYYTQEMLKAHNDSFADKKVVVSGSGNVAQYAVQKATELGATVISVSDSNGYVIDENGIDFDLLVDVKEKRRARLTEYAAEKPTATYHEGSVWTYAGNYDIALPCATQNEINGDAAKRLVAQGVKVVSEGANMPSNLEAIHVYKENGVLYGPAKAANAGGVAVSALEMSQNSLRLSWTREEVDTRLQGIMTNIFNTAKTTAETYGLGTDYLAGANIAAFENVANAMIAQGIV from the coding sequence ATGACATCTGCTAAAGAATATATCCAAAGCGTGTTTGAAACTGTAAAAGCTCGTAACGGGCACGAGGCTGAATTCCTCCAAGCTGTTGAAGAATTTTTCAACACTTTGGAACCTGTATTTGAAAAACACCCTGAGTATATCGAAGAAAATATCTTGGCACGTATTACTGAGCCCGAGCGTGTAATTTCTTTCCGTGTTCCTTGGGTTGACCGTGATGGAAACATTCAAGTAAACCGTGGTTACCGTGTTCAATTCAACTCAGCTGTTGGACCGTACAAAGGCGGACTTCGTTTCCACCCAACTGTAAACCAAGGGATTTTGAAATTCCTCGGATTTGAACAAATCTTTAAAAACGTCTTGACTGGTCTTCCTATCGGTGGAGGTAAAGGTGGATCAGACTTCGATCCTAAAGGTAAAACAGATGCTGAAGTGATGCGTTTCTGCCAAAGCTTCATGACTGAATTGCAAAAACACATCGGCCCATCACTTGACGTACCTGCTGGTGATATCGGTGTTGGTGGACGTGAGATTGGTTACCTTTACGGTCAATACAAACGCCTTAACCAATTTGATGCTGGTGTCTTGACTGGTAAACCTCTTGGATTTGGTGGTAGCTTGATTCGTCCTGAAGCGACTGGTTACGGTTTGGTCTACTATACTCAAGAAATGTTGAAAGCTCACAATGACAGCTTCGCTGATAAGAAAGTCGTTGTATCTGGTTCTGGTAACGTTGCTCAATATGCAGTACAAAAAGCAACTGAACTTGGTGCAACTGTTATCTCAGTATCTGACTCAAATGGTTACGTCATCGATGAAAATGGTATCGACTTCGATCTTTTGGTTGATGTTAAAGAAAAACGTCGTGCTCGTTTGACTGAGTACGCTGCAGAAAAACCAACGGCTACTTACCATGAAGGTTCTGTATGGACTTACGCAGGCAACTACGACATCGCCCTTCCATGTGCGACTCAAAATGAAATCAACGGCGATGCTGCAAAACGTTTGGTAGCTCAAGGTGTGAAAGTTGTCTCTGAAGGAGCAAACATGCCAAGTAACTTGGAAGCTATCCATGTTTACAAAGAAAATGGTGTCCTTTACGGACCTGCAAAAGCTGCCAATGCTGGTGGTGTTGCTGTATCTGCCCTTGAAATGAGCCAAAACAGTCTCCGTCTTTCATGGACTCGCGAAGAAGTGGATACTCGTCTTCAAGGTATCATGACAAATATCTTCAATACTGCTAAAACAACTGCAGAAACTTACGGTCTTGGTACTGATTACCTTGCAGGTGCCAATATTGCAGCCTTTGAAAATGTAGCAAACGCTATGATTGCACAAGGTATTGTTTAA
- a CDS encoding V-type ATP synthase subunit D, with amino-acid sequence MVRLNVKPTRMELNNLKERLKTAERGHKLLKDKRDELMRRFISLIRENNQLRKEVESYLIDNLKSFAVAKSLKNSQMVEELFSIPSKEIELFVEKENIMSVTVPRMHMNITSQNENSEYSYLSSNSEMDDVFATMNSLIDKLLRLAEVEKTCQLMADEIEKTRRRVNGLEYSIIPNLSETIHYIELKLEEAERANLVRIMKVK; translated from the coding sequence ATGGTACGTTTGAATGTAAAACCAACTCGTATGGAATTGAATAACTTAAAGGAACGTTTGAAAACAGCTGAACGTGGACATAAGTTATTAAAGGATAAAAGAGATGAATTGATGAGGCGATTTATTTCTTTGATTCGTGAGAATAATCAACTTCGGAAAGAGGTAGAAAGTTATCTAATTGATAATCTAAAATCCTTTGCAGTTGCTAAATCATTAAAGAATTCTCAAATGGTGGAGGAATTATTTTCAATTCCATCGAAAGAAATTGAATTATTTGTTGAGAAAGAAAATATCATGAGTGTAACAGTTCCTAGAATGCATATGAATATTACTTCTCAAAATGAGAACAGTGAATACAGCTATTTATCTTCTAATAGTGAAATGGATGATGTATTTGCTACAATGAATAGTTTAATTGATAAATTACTAAGACTGGCAGAAGTTGAAAAAACGTGTCAGTTAATGGCTGATGAAATAGAAAAAACACGTAGACGTGTAAATGGTTTAGAATACTCGATTATTCCAAACTTGTCGGAAACTATTCATTATATAGAATTGAAACTAGAGGAGGCAGAAAGAGCCAATTTAGTTCGTATTATGAAAGTGAAGTAG
- a CDS encoding YSIRK signal domain/LPXTG anchor domain surface protein → MRKSYREESGEKVFRYSIRKYHFGAASVAVAALMFFANGAVKADPLVSPATANAGVTNLTEGVPPKENPIEKPKEKVEGDKTPVTQKLVDKSPLVQAISELQAAIAKADEESLLSLSNQLSQLTDENNRLLNGENVSEGAIASQVSRVQSLTEQVRQLKSKTEDKTSNKEDRTDSKAQDKKELKVSDKAVNPTNQTEEIEKADTSKLLVVINRIQDAIAKAEVTERTSSVIEDAKKELTKVQALLLDKKATQSDVDLSIRTLNHRAFVIESMPKTKVDTRVIEDKKAPTGRDKKEEGNTKKYDHRNGQVISGKGKSGLRSIPEDRSAEPPKHPKQVTNGNSLYEINAKNVPDNIYNQPMELFKYWGDAVYNWLDINSKPGVFEKYYDDIDEKNKVRRVVRGTGRRLDQLYRDEYKGNNQSFDIFHDYPTAARVTLQFDVNTAGAKLKVIDGNNNDIAVINVPKDHLFIKQSDWNREEAERQRLGVDRTAAKQAITNAANMKKSAIDSNTGLTAEEKQTARNAVDAAASQAHQNIDNAIDKTGIDTAKNNGLSAIQNVPTTATYKNTAKQEITAAANAKKSAIDGQAGLTAEEKQTAKNAVDAAATQANRNIDNATNQAGVDTAKNNGKQAINAVPANGTAKAAVDTEAEKAKAAIDKATDQAGVDSAKAAGKQAIENVPTTATSKDAAKQEITNAAEAKKSAIDGQAGLTSEEKAAAKAAVDTEAEKAKAAIDKATDQAGVDSAKAAGKQAIENVPTNGTNATTAKEAAKKAIIDAANKKKAEIDANPALTKEEKEAAKKAVDAEAEKAKQEIDKATDQAGIDKAKNDGLTAIENVPTNGTNATTAKEAAKKAITDAANKKKAATDKATDQAGVDSAKVAGKKVIENVPTTATSKDAAKQEITNAAEAKKSAIDGQAGLTAEEKAAAKAAVDETNSRKVATELPNTGTTDSTVAVLAAVASAMLGLSVAGRRRKEDEEA, encoded by the coding sequence ATGAGAAAATCATATCGTGAAGAGAGCGGAGAAAAGGTATTCCGTTATTCTATTCGTAAGTACCATTTTGGTGCTGCAAGTGTTGCTGTAGCAGCATTAATGTTTTTTGCTAATGGTGCGGTTAAGGCAGATCCTTTAGTATCACCTGCTACGGCTAATGCTGGTGTTACGAACTTGACAGAGGGAGTTCCACCTAAAGAAAATCCTATAGAGAAACCAAAAGAAAAAGTAGAGGGTGACAAAACACCAGTTACTCAGAAGCTAGTGGATAAGTCTCCTCTCGTTCAGGCTATTAGTGAACTTCAAGCTGCGATTGCAAAAGCAGATGAGGAAAGTTTATTAAGTTTATCTAATCAACTTTCTCAATTAACCGATGAAAATAACCGTTTACTTAATGGAGAAAATGTTTCTGAGGGAGCGATTGCAAGTCAAGTAAGTCGAGTTCAATCGCTTACAGAGCAAGTACGTCAACTTAAGTCTAAGACTGAAGATAAAACCTCTAACAAGGAAGACAGAACTGATTCTAAAGCTCAAGATAAAAAAGAACTTAAAGTATCTGACAAAGCCGTGAATCCTACTAATCAGACTGAAGAAATCGAAAAAGCCGATACTAGTAAGTTGTTAGTTGTGATTAATCGAATACAAGATGCGATTGCAAAAGCAGAAGTAACAGAAAGAACATCGTCTGTAATTGAAGATGCAAAGAAAGAATTAACAAAAGTTCAAGCGCTTCTTTTGGATAAAAAAGCAACTCAATCAGATGTCGACTTGTCAATAAGAACGTTGAATCATAGAGCCTTCGTTATTGAGAGCATGCCAAAAACAAAAGTTGACACAAGAGTAATAGAGGACAAAAAGGCTCCTACAGGTAGAGATAAAAAAGAAGAAGGGAACACCAAAAAATACGATCATCGTAACGGGCAAGTTATTTCTGGAAAAGGTAAGAGTGGGTTAAGAAGTATCCCTGAAGACAGAAGTGCTGAACCCCCAAAACATCCAAAGCAAGTCACAAACGGGAATAGTCTTTATGAAATAAACGCCAAAAATGTGCCTGATAACATTTATAACCAACCAATGGAACTTTTTAAATATTGGGGAGATGCGGTATATAATTGGTTAGATATAAATTCTAAACCTGGTGTGTTTGAAAAGTATTATGATGATATTGATGAAAAAAATAAAGTACGAAGAGTAGTTAGAGGAACTGGAAGAAGACTTGACCAACTGTATAGAGACGAGTATAAAGGGAATAATCAATCGTTTGATATATTCCATGATTACCCTACTGCTGCTCGTGTAACTCTGCAATTTGATGTTAATACAGCTGGTGCAAAACTAAAAGTTATTGATGGGAATAACAATGACATAGCTGTTATAAATGTGCCTAAGGATCATCTGTTTATTAAACAAAGTGATTGGAATAGAGAAGAAGCTGAGCGACAAAGATTAGGAGTAGATCGAACTGCAGCGAAACAAGCAATTACAAATGCAGCCAACATGAAGAAATCAGCGATTGATTCGAATACAGGGTTGACTGCAGAAGAGAAACAGACAGCTAGGAATGCAGTTGATGCAGCAGCAAGTCAAGCACATCAAAATATTGACAATGCAATAGATAAGACTGGAATTGATACTGCAAAAAACAATGGTTTATCAGCAATCCAAAACGTACCAACAACTGCAACATATAAAAACACAGCGAAACAAGAGATTACAGCAGCAGCCAATGCGAAGAAATCAGCGATTGATGGTCAAGCAGGCTTAACTGCAGAAGAGAAACAGACAGCTAAGAATGCAGTTGATGCAGCCGCAACGCAAGCGAATAGAAATATTGATAATGCAACGAACCAAGCAGGAGTAGATACTGCGAAGAACAATGGTAAACAAGCAATCAATGCGGTACCAGCAAATGGAACAGCAAAAGCAGCAGTAGATACTGAAGCAGAAAAAGCAAAAGCAGCAATTGACAAAGCAACAGATCAAGCTGGAGTTGATAGCGCGAAAGCTGCAGGTAAGCAAGCAATTGAAAATGTACCAACAACAGCCACATCTAAAGACGCAGCGAAGCAAGAAATCACAAATGCGGCAGAAGCGAAGAAATCAGCAATTGATGGACAAGCAGGCTTAACTTCAGAAGAGAAAGCAGCAGCAAAAGCAGCAGTAGATACTGAAGCAGAAAAAGCAAAAGCAGCAATTGACAAAGCAACAGATCAAGCTGGAGTTGATAGCGCGAAAGCTGCAGGTAAGCAAGCAATTGAAAATGTACCAACAAACGGTACAAATGCTACTACAGCCAAAGAAGCAGCTAAAAAAGCAATCATAGATGCAGCGAATAAGAAAAAAGCAGAAATTGATGCAAATCCTGCACTAACAAAAGAAGAAAAAGAAGCAGCTAAGAAAGCAGTAGATGCCGAAGCAGAAAAAGCAAAACAAGAGATTGACAAAGCAACAGATCAAGCCGGAATTGATAAAGCTAAAAATGATGGGTTGACTGCAATCGAAAATGTACCAACAAACGGTACAAATGCTACTACAGCCAAAGAAGCAGCTAAAAAAGCAATCACAGATGCAGCGAATAAGAAAAAAGCAGCAACTGACAAAGCAACAGATCAAGCTGGAGTTGATAGCGCGAAAGTTGCAGGTAAGAAAGTAATTGAAAATGTACCAACAACAGCCACATCTAAAGACGCAGCGAAGCAAGAAATCACAAATGCGGCAGAAGCGAAGAAATCAGCAATTGATGGACAAGCAGGCTTAACTGCAGAAGAGAAAGCAGCAGCAAAAGCAGCAGTAGATGAAACTAATTCGCGTAAAGTCGCCACTGAATTACCAAATACAGGTACAACAGATTCTACTGTGGCAGTGCTAGCTGCTGTCGCAAGTGCAATGCTTGGTCTTAGCGTTGCAGGACGTCGTCGTAAAGAAGACGAAGAAGCTTAA
- the tnpA gene encoding IS200/IS605 family transposase encodes MAQKAHSLSHTKWMCKYHIVFTPKYRRKVIYNQYRSSLGEIFHRLCSYKGVEIIEGHLMPDHVHMLVSIPPRISVSSFMGYLKGKSALMMFDKHANLKYKFGNRHFWAEGYYVSTVGLNEATIKKYIQEQEKHDIALDKLSVKEYEDPFRDSGK; translated from the coding sequence ATGGCACAAAAGGCACATAGTTTATCACACACAAAGTGGATGTGTAAATATCACATTGTGTTCACCCCTAAGTATAGACGAAAAGTCATTTATAATCAATATCGAAGTAGTTTAGGAGAAATATTTCATCGCTTGTGTAGTTATAAAGGAGTTGAAATTATCGAGGGTCACTTAATGCCAGACCATGTACATATGTTAGTCAGTATTCCACCAAGGATAAGTGTTTCAAGTTTCATGGGGTATTTAAAAGGTAAAAGTGCACTCATGATGTTTGACAAACACGCCAATCTCAAGTATAAGTTTGGGAATCGGCATTTTTGGGCGGAAGGTTATTATGTGAGTACGGTTGGACTCAATGAAGCCACAATTAAGAAATATATTCAAGAACAGGAAAAGCATGATATAGCACTAGATAAATTAAGTGTAAAAGAATATGAGGATCCCTTTAGGGATAGTGGTAAGTAA
- a CDS encoding V-type ATP synthase subunit K, translating to MEHLATYFSTYGGAFFAALGIVLAVGLSGMGSAYGVGKAGQSAAALLKEQTEKFASALILQLLPGTQGLYGFVIGILIWLQLTPELPLEKGVAYFFVALPIAIVGYFSAKHQGNVAVAGMQILAKRPKEFMKGAILAAMVETYAILAFVVSFILTLRV from the coding sequence ATGGAACATTTAGCAACTTATTTTTCAACATATGGAGGAGCTTTCTTCGCTGCATTGGGAATTGTATTGGCGGTTGGATTAAGCGGTATGGGGTCTGCTTATGGAGTTGGTAAGGCTGGGCAATCTGCCGCAGCTTTACTGAAAGAACAGACAGAAAAATTTGCCTCAGCTTTGATATTGCAACTACTGCCAGGAACACAAGGATTATATGGTTTTGTTATTGGAATTTTGATTTGGTTGCAATTAACTCCAGAACTTCCTTTGGAAAAAGGCGTTGCTTATTTCTTTGTAGCTCTTCCAATTGCTATTGTAGGATACTTTTCGGCTAAGCATCAAGGAAATGTAGCAGTAGCGGGAATGCAAATCTTGGCTAAAAGACCAAAAGAATTCATGAAAGGAGCAATTTTGGCTGCCATGGTAGAAACCTATGCAATTCTTGCCTTTGTCGTATCATTCATTTTGACCCTTCGTGTATAA
- a CDS encoding V-type ATP synthase subunit A has product MTQGKIIKVSGPLVIASGMQEANIQDICRVGKLGLIGEIIEMRRDQASIQVYEETSGLGPGEPVVTTGEPLSVELGPGLISQMFDGIQRPLDRFKLATHNDFLVRGVEVPSLDRDIKWHFDSTIAIGQKVSTGDILGTVKETEVVNHKIMVPYGVSGEVVSIASGDFTIDEVVYEIKKLDGSFYKGTLMQKWPVRKARPVSKRLIPEEPLITGQRVIDTFFPVTKGGAAAVPGPFGAGKTVVQHQVAKFANVDIVIYVGCGERGNEMTDVLNEFPELIDPNTGQSIMQRTVLIANTSNMPVAAREASIYTGITMAEYFRDMGYSVAIMADSTSRWAEALREMSGRLEEMPGDEGYPAYLGSRIAEYYERAGRSQVLGLPEREGTITAIGAVSPPGGDISEPVTQNTLRIVKVFWGLDAPLAQRRHFPAINWLTSYSLYKDSVGTYIDGKEKTDWNSKITRAMNYLQRESSLEEIVRLVGIDSLSDNERLTMEIAKQIREDYLQQNAFDSVDTFTSFAKQEAMLSNILTFADQANHALELGSYFTEIMEGTVAVRDRMARSKYVSEDRLDEIKIISNEITHQIHLILETGGL; this is encoded by the coding sequence TTGACTCAAGGGAAGATTATAAAAGTATCGGGACCTCTAGTTATTGCATCAGGTATGCAGGAGGCTAATATTCAAGATATTTGCCGTGTAGGTAAGCTAGGGTTAATCGGTGAAATTATTGAAATGAGAAGAGATCAGGCATCTATCCAAGTCTATGAAGAAACATCTGGTCTTGGTCCGGGAGAACCTGTTGTTACAACTGGAGAACCTCTCTCGGTTGAATTAGGGCCAGGATTGATTTCTCAAATGTTTGATGGCATACAACGCCCATTAGATCGATTTAAATTGGCTACTCATAATGATTTTCTAGTTCGTGGGGTAGAAGTTCCAAGTTTGGATAGAGATATTAAGTGGCATTTTGATTCCACTATAGCAATTGGTCAAAAAGTGAGTACGGGTGATATTCTTGGAACTGTCAAGGAAACCGAGGTAGTTAATCATAAAATTATGGTTCCTTATGGAGTATCTGGAGAAGTCGTTTCTATTGCATCTGGCGATTTTACAATTGATGAAGTTGTATATGAAATAAAAAAATTGGACGGTAGTTTCTATAAAGGAACGCTTATGCAAAAATGGCCTGTCCGCAAGGCGCGTCCTGTTTCTAAACGTTTAATTCCAGAAGAACCATTAATCACAGGTCAACGAGTTATTGATACATTCTTTCCAGTAACCAAAGGGGGAGCTGCAGCAGTTCCTGGACCGTTTGGAGCAGGAAAGACAGTTGTACAACACCAAGTAGCTAAATTTGCCAATGTTGATATTGTTATTTATGTCGGTTGTGGAGAACGTGGAAATGAAATGACGGATGTACTGAATGAGTTTCCTGAGTTGATTGACCCTAATACCGGACAATCAATTATGCAACGGACAGTTCTGATTGCTAATACTTCAAATATGCCTGTTGCTGCTCGTGAGGCTTCAATTTATACAGGAATTACCATGGCTGAGTATTTTCGTGATATGGGCTACTCTGTAGCCATTATGGCTGATTCAACTTCACGTTGGGCAGAAGCGCTACGTGAAATGTCAGGACGTCTAGAAGAAATGCCTGGTGATGAGGGTTATCCTGCTTATCTGGGAAGTCGTATCGCTGAATATTATGAAAGAGCAGGACGTTCTCAGGTTCTAGGGCTTCCAGAACGTGAAGGAACGATTACTGCTATTGGAGCTGTATCGCCACCTGGTGGAGATATTTCAGAACCAGTTACTCAAAATACTTTACGGATTGTGAAAGTTTTTTGGGGGCTTGATGCTCCGTTGGCACAGCGACGTCATTTTCCTGCAATTAACTGGCTTACATCTTATTCACTATATAAAGACAGTGTGGGCACTTATATAGATGGTAAAGAGAAGACAGATTGGAATAGTAAAATAACTCGTGCGATGAACTACTTACAACGGGAATCTAGTTTAGAGGAAATTGTTCGTCTTGTTGGAATTGATTCTCTGTCTGATAATGAACGACTAACGATGGAAATTGCTAAACAAATTCGAGAAGATTATTTGCAACAGAACGCTTTTGATTCGGTAGACACATTCACTTCGTTTGCAAAACAAGAAGCAATGCTAAGTAATATCCTAACTTTTGCTGATCAGGCAAATCATGCTTTAGAGTTGGGTTCTTACTTTACAGAGATTATGGAAGGTACCGTGGCAGTTCGAGACCGTATGGCAAGAAGTAAATATGTTTCAGAAGATAGATTAGATGAAATCAAAATTATATCAAATGAGATTACACATCAAATTCATTTGATATTAGAAACAGGAGGTCTATAA
- a CDS encoding V-type ATP synthase subunit B produces the protein MSVIKEYRTASEVVGPLMIVEQVNNVSYNELVEIQLHNGEIRRGQVLEIHEDKAMVQLFEGSSGINLEKSKIRFAGHALELAVSEDMVGRIFNGMGKPIDGGPDLIPEKYLDIDGQAINPVSRDYPDEFIQTGISSIDHLNTLVRGQKLPVFSGSGLPHNELAAQIARQATVLNSDENFAVVFAAMGITFEEAEFFMEELRKTGAIDRSVLFMNLANDPAIERIATPRIALTAAEYLAFEKDMHVLVIMTDMTNYCEALREVSAARREVPGRRGYPGYLYTNLSTLYERAGRLVGKKGSVTQIPILTMPEDDITHPIPDLTGYITEGQIILSHELYNQGYRPPINVLPSLSRLKDKGSGEGKTRGDHAPTMNQLFAAYAQGKKVEELAVVLGESALSDVDKLYVRFTKRFEEEYINQGFYKNRNIEDTLNLGWELLSILPRTELKRIKDDLLDKYLPLVEV, from the coding sequence ATGAGTGTTATAAAAGAATACAGAACTGCTAGTGAAGTTGTTGGGCCTCTTATGATTGTTGAACAAGTAAATAATGTGTCTTACAATGAGTTAGTTGAAATTCAACTTCATAATGGAGAAATTCGTCGTGGACAAGTTTTAGAGATCCACGAAGATAAAGCAATGGTTCAGCTTTTTGAAGGATCTAGTGGAATAAATTTAGAAAAGTCTAAAATTCGTTTTGCTGGTCATGCATTAGAATTGGCTGTATCTGAGGATATGGTTGGTCGTATTTTTAATGGGATGGGAAAACCAATTGATGGTGGACCAGATTTAATTCCAGAGAAATATTTAGATATTGATGGTCAAGCTATTAATCCTGTATCTAGAGATTATCCAGATGAATTTATTCAGACAGGGATCTCCTCTATTGATCATTTGAATACTCTTGTACGTGGTCAAAAATTACCAGTATTTTCAGGTTCAGGCTTACCTCATAATGAATTAGCTGCTCAGATAGCAAGACAAGCGACTGTTTTAAATTCTGATGAAAATTTTGCGGTTGTATTTGCAGCAATGGGTATTACTTTTGAAGAAGCTGAGTTTTTTATGGAAGAACTCAGAAAAACAGGAGCGATCGATCGTTCGGTTTTATTTATGAACTTGGCAAATGATCCTGCAATTGAGCGTATTGCAACTCCCCGCATTGCTTTAACTGCGGCAGAGTATCTAGCTTTTGAAAAAGATATGCACGTTCTAGTTATCATGACGGATATGACTAACTATTGTGAAGCGTTACGTGAAGTCTCGGCAGCTCGCCGTGAAGTTCCAGGTAGACGAGGCTATCCGGGATATTTATATACAAATTTATCAACTCTATACGAAAGGGCTGGTCGCTTAGTTGGTAAAAAAGGTTCGGTGACACAGATTCCTATTTTAACAATGCCAGAAGATGACATAACACATCCAATTCCTGATTTAACTGGATACATTACTGAAGGGCAAATTATTTTGTCGCATGAGTTGTATAACCAAGGTTATCGTCCACCAATCAATGTTTTACCTTCTCTCTCTCGATTAAAAGATAAGGGATCTGGAGAAGGTAAAACTCGTGGAGATCATGCTCCAACTATGAATCAACTGTTTGCAGCCTATGCCCAAGGGAAAAAGGTTGAAGAGTTAGCAGTAGTATTAGGAGAATCGGCTTTATCTGATGTAGATAAATTGTATGTGAGGTTTACAAAGCGTTTTGAAGAAGAGTACATAAACCAAGGATTTTATAAAAATCGAAATATAGAAGATACGTTGAATCTTGGGTGGGAATTACTATCAATTCTTCCTAGAACAGAGTTAAAACGTATCAAAGATGATTTGCTTGATAAATACTTACCTTTGGTAGAAGTTTAA